One part of the Candidatus Mancarchaeum acidiphilum genome encodes these proteins:
- a CDS encoding 50S ribosomal protein L15e: MGAYKYIRNTFINEYKVRSDEYKNRLAIWGKENSIMRVDKPTNLPRARELGYKDKQGLIVVRVKVKKGRKKRAMVGGGRKPSKNGRFFSRATSMQSIAEVRATKRYSNCEVLNSYYVGDTGPYKFYEVMLLDSGHPVITKDPIFKDIAKQKGRAERSLTSSGKRHRVKS, from the coding sequence ATGGGAGCATACAAGTATATCCGAAACACATTCATAAATGAATATAAAGTACGTTCAGATGAATATAAAAACAGGCTTGCTATATGGGGGAAAGAAAACTCTATAATGAGAGTTGACAAACCAACCAATCTTCCACGTGCAAGAGAATTAGGTTATAAAGACAAGCAAGGCTTGATAGTGGTAAGGGTAAAGGTCAAGAAAGGCAGGAAGAAAAGAGCGATGGTTGGAGGAGGGAGAAAACCTTCAAAGAACGGTAGATTCTTTTCGAGGGCAACATCAATGCAATCAATAGCAGAAGTTCGTGCGACCAAAAGATATTCGAACTGCGAAGTTCTGAATTCTTACTATGTAGGAGATACAGGTCCATATAAATTTTACGAAGTCATGTTGCTTGACAGTGGACATCCAGTAATCACAAAAGATCCTATATTCAAAGATATAGCCAAACAGAAAGGCAGGGCCGAACGCAGCCTTACAAGCAGCGGAAAGCGCCACAGGGTAAAGAGCTGA
- a CDS encoding KEOPS complex subunit Pcc1 — MVFKNSNKNKFRYYARITIPYDKFITESRVEGNLESYDRAKVNISKSENLLQINISATDISALRASFNSITRDLSVIEGTNKVLQSKAAK, encoded by the coding sequence ATGGTATTTAAAAATAGCAATAAAAACAAATTCAGGTACTATGCAAGAATTACAATACCTTATGACAAATTCATAACTGAAAGCAGGGTTGAAGGCAATCTCGAAAGCTATGACCGTGCCAAAGTTAATATATCAAAAAGTGAAAATTTATTGCAGATAAATATTTCAGCCACGGACATATCCGCACTGAGAGCATCATTCAATTCAATTACAAGAGACCTTTCAGTAATAGAAGGGACTAATAAGGTGCTGCAATCCAAAGCAGCAAAATAA